A single genomic interval of Lucilia cuprina isolate Lc7/37 chromosome 2, ASM2204524v1, whole genome shotgun sequence harbors:
- the LOC111681696 gene encoding uncharacterized protein LOC111681696 codes for MHKPSSAVNWFYVEAYKNIPETTTQEMLEMGPGKGQSQKRKKRFNFQSIHFMSNEVIKPLTVLPLTTSYRRDYDPPYEQIPNSRFDEENIPDHLWNRKPLNDFAVERITSSEFMFMDDHLIDITPERRKVNFFRQLRNQHYPLV; via the exons ATGCATAAACCGTCTTCTGCCGTTAATTGGTTCTACGTTGAAGCTTACAAAAACATTCCCGAGACTACTACTCAAGAAATGCTTGAAATGGGTCCAGGGAAAGGACAAAGTCagaaaaggaagaaacgatTCAATTTTCAAAG CATACATTTTATGTCCAACGAAGTTATAAAGCCTCTTACAGTGTTGCCATTAACAACTTCATATAGACGTGACTATGATCCACCCTATGAACAAATACCTAATTCAAGATTTGATGAAGAGAATATACCAGATCACCTTTGGAATCGCAAACCGTTGAATGATTTCGCCGTGGAGCGTATAACTTCTTCAGAATTTATGTTTATGGATGATCATTTGATTGATATAACGCCTGAACGACgaaaagttaacttttttaGACAGTTAAG aaatcaACATTACCCATTGGTTTAA
- the LOC111681697 gene encoding uncharacterized protein LOC111681697 — protein MNLSENWFYTHPTLPTPISVTHEVLNRGRQQGNNNKKLARKQQVNFNVYNSKKSENNDENLEKLFQTSSYSRDFYVPYPLVCPTKSSIVDDIDPLFNRKPVNVFQMLPWAPGKFMDDHFSRPTAERKRINFFRQMRQISYFDKTFE, from the exons atgaatttaagtgaaaattggTTTTACACCCATCCCACACTACCAACTCCCATATCAGTGACACACGAAGTTCTCAATAGGGGACGACAACaaggcaacaacaataaaaaattggcACGTAAACAGCAAGTAAATTTTAACGTTTATAATTCGAAAAA aTCTGAAAATAACGATGAAAATCtggaaaaattgtttcaaaCATCGTCTTACAGTCGAGATTTTTATGTACCTTATCCTTTAGTGTGTCCCACGAAATCTTCAATTGTGGATGATATAGATCCATTGTTTAATCGTAAACCAGTTAATGTATTTCAAATGCTGCCTTGGGCTCCGGGAAAATTTATGGACGATCATTTTTCTCGACCGACTGCTGAGAGAAAACGTATAAATTTCTTTAGGCAAATGAG acaaatatcatattttgataaaacttttgaataa